In Clostridia bacterium, the genomic window CCGGGGAGGCGGCCGCGGCTGGACCGGCGGCGGTTCAGGACGCGCCGGCGCCGACGGACGGCCACGAGCGCGCGCCGGCTTGGGAAGCCTGGCCCGTGCCGGGAGATTCCGCCATTCTCACGAGCCTCACGCGAGCGGACGGGATCGTGCGCGTGCCGCCGCGCACCCGCTGGGAGGCGGGCGCCATCGTCGATGCGGAACTGCTGGCATCGCTCTCCGGCTGACTTCCCGCGCCCGCCGGAGCGGACGGCAATGGGCGGACCGGCGCGCGCCGCCTGGAGCCGCCCAGGCGGAAGGCGGCCAAGATCGCAAGGAGGACCGCAGCCGTGGACGAATCGCCCTTCACCCACCTGGACCCGACCGGCGCCGCGCGCATGGTCGACGTCAGCGCCAAGGCCGTGACCGCCCGCGCGGCCGTGGCCCGCGGGCTCCTTTACATGCGCCCGGAGACGCTCGAGGCCCTCCTCTCGCGGTCGCTGCCCAAGGGCGACGCCTTCGCGGTCGCGCGCCTCGCGGGCATCCAGGCCGCCAAGGAGACGAGCCGGCTCATCCCGCTCTGCCACCTCCTGCCGTTGAGTTCCGTCGAAGTTCGCCTGGAACCGCGCTCGGCGGTCGAGCCGCCGGCTTGCGCGCCGGGCAGCAC contains:
- the moaC gene encoding cyclic pyranopterin monophosphate synthase MoaC, with product MVDVSAKAVTARAAVARGLLYMRPETLEALLSRSLPKGDAFAVARLAGIQAAKETSRLIPLCHLLPLSSVEVRLEPRSAVEPPACAPGSTAAVEITGLARADAKTGVEMEALVAVTVAGLALYDMLKAIDRDLVLGEVRLDEKTGGRRGEFRRNAAQERDRG